The DNA sequence AGCCACTTGCTTCCTCTTCTATGTATTTCGAGCATTTTGTTTCGAGTTTGTGACCATTTTGCTCTTTGTTTGGTCAGCAACATCATGAACTCGTATGCAAAGCTTGCGGCGGAGTTGGACCGGACTGTTACAAGAATGATATTCGAGAGCTACAATTCTGGGAAGTATTATGATTCTTACATCGGATCAACGACGTACCTCCTTCGGCTCTTAAAGAATAGGGCACCTCTAGAGAACGAGCCAAGTCTTGGATTTATCAATCACACCGACAAGAGCTTCACCACCATTCTTCATCAAGACGGCAAAGTCAACGGCTTGGAGGTCGAAACCAAGGCCAGAGAATGGATCACTGTCGAGCTTTCGCCTTCCAAATTCGTCGTCATGGCTGGAGATGCATTAATGGTGAGTGCAAATCTAAATTTCATTACTGAAACAAGGGCATATCTCAAGAAAACTATAGCGCTTACTGTATCCACAAGTATAATTCACCGGCTGCAAGGTTTAAATTTCTATGATTGAAATATATGGTGTTGCTTGTCTTTCATCTTGGTTCAAAATAGGATAGTCACTCACGAGATGAGTGCCAACTATTCCTAGAAAAACAGATAAGTCAAACTCAGATTAGGGGAATGAGTGGAAAATGGTCCTGAAGTACTTCAGGCCCACTAAATACTTAGATTTCAATCTATGTGAATGACTAATATATTATTCCAATACAGAAGTAGAAGTAGTTCTGAAGAGTAATCTCATTCGGTCAATTTCCAGACTCGATCAAAATGTCGAGTACATGGCATTACAAATCTTGAGCTAAGCTTGACATAACAAGAAATAAATCCAGGATCGGTGCCGGTCTCACCATAAAACGATCGAGTTCTCGATTCCAGTCAAGTTCAAGACTTTGACTCAGTTACATCTATATAAACCGGAAGTTTCAAGTTCTAACAATCCGAATTGGCATTTGAACAGGCATGGAGCAATGATAGGATACAATCTCCAAACCACAAGGTGACCATTAACGGCAAGGAAGACAGATACTCGCTGGCGCTGTTTTCGTTCAACAATGGAACTCTACAAGTTCCCGAAGAGCTCGTTGATGACGATCACCCGTTGAAGTACAAGCCGTTCGAGCATCTTGGTCTCCTCCGATTCTACCGTACGGATGAAGGGTATAAATCCAAGTGTCCAATCAAAGCCTACTGTGGCGTTTAGGGTCTTGATTGATTAGAAAGTGTTGATAAATTCCCAGTTACGTCCTCCTAGTCTTGGTGTAACTTGTGTGTCGTGGGTGATGTCTTTCTAGTCGTCAAGGAATGactacttttgttttttcttctcatgTGACGTGGAACTCCACCTTGGTGGATAAATCTTAAACCCTGTGAAACTCTCTTGCAATGACTAGATT is a window from the Rhodamnia argentea isolate NSW1041297 chromosome 8, ASM2092103v1, whole genome shotgun sequence genome containing:
- the LOC115737989 gene encoding probable inactive 2-oxoglutarate-dependent dioxygenase AOP2 — encoded protein: MGSEGSSKLPILNFSSENLKPGTPSCVCTRKNVIQALEEFGFFVANCEEIIPSQLHDATFGVLQELFALPTETKMKNQYQKPLNGYVGQIAKLPLHESLGIDDATSLEGTQRFTDLMWPNGNDRFRNIMNSYAKLAAELDRTVTRMIFESYNSGKYYDSYIGSTTYLLRLLKNRAPLENEPSLGFINHTDKSFTTILHQDGKVNGLEVETKAREWITVELSPSKFVVMAGDALMAWSNDRIQSPNHKVTINGKEDRYSLALFSFNNGTLQVPEELVDDDHPLKYKPFEHLGLLRFYRTDEGYKSKCPIKAYCGV